From a region of the Mycolicibacterium sp. MU0050 genome:
- a CDS encoding dihydrofolate reductase, whose product MSVSLIWAQSSSGVIGRDNAIPWRLPEDQARFKELTLDHTVVMGRLTWESLPAAVRPLPGRKNIVVTRQADYRAAGAEVVTDFDRIPLDDAWVIGGVQIYALALPRATRCEVTEIDIDLRREDDDALAPVLDESWSGTVGDWQTSSSGLRYRFCTYRR is encoded by the coding sequence GTGAGCGTCTCCCTGATTTGGGCGCAGTCCAGTTCGGGTGTCATCGGCCGCGACAACGCCATCCCGTGGCGGCTGCCCGAGGACCAGGCGCGCTTCAAGGAACTGACGTTGGACCACACCGTGGTGATGGGCCGGCTCACCTGGGAGTCGTTACCGGCGGCGGTGCGGCCGCTGCCGGGTCGCAAGAACATCGTCGTCACCAGGCAGGCCGACTACCGCGCCGCCGGGGCGGAGGTGGTCACCGACTTCGACCGGATACCCCTGGACGACGCCTGGGTGATCGGCGGCGTGCAGATCTACGCGCTGGCACTGCCGCGGGCCACCCGCTGCGAGGTCACCGAGATCGACATCGACCTGCGCCGCGAGGACGACGACGCCCTGGCGCCCGTCCTCGACGAGAGTTGGAGCGGCACCGTCGGGGACTGGCAGACCAGTTCCTCGGGCCTGCGTTACCGGTTCTGCACCTACCGGCGCTGA
- a CDS encoding thymidylate synthase: MSIATPYEDLLRLVLETGTPKSDRTGTGTRSVFGHQLRYDLRAGFPLITTKKVHLKSVVYELLWFLRGDSNVRWLQEHGVTIWDEWASPTGDLGPVYGVQWRSWPTPSGEHIDQISAALELLKADPDSRRNIVSAWNVGEIPQMALPPCHAFFQFYVADGRLSCQLYQRSADLFLGVPFNIASYALLTHMMAAQAGLEVGEFIWTGGDCHIYDNHVEQVTEQLSRQPRPYPELVLAQRDSLFDYTYEDVVIKNYEPHPAIKAPVAV; this comes from the coding sequence ATGTCGATCGCCACGCCCTACGAAGATCTGCTGCGTCTGGTGCTCGAGACGGGAACCCCGAAATCCGATCGCACCGGTACCGGTACCCGCAGCGTGTTCGGCCACCAGTTGCGCTACGACCTGCGCGCCGGCTTCCCGCTGATCACCACCAAGAAGGTGCATCTGAAATCGGTGGTCTACGAGTTGCTGTGGTTCCTGCGTGGGGATTCCAATGTGCGCTGGCTGCAGGAACACGGCGTCACCATCTGGGATGAATGGGCCTCTCCGACAGGCGATCTCGGACCCGTCTACGGCGTGCAGTGGCGGTCCTGGCCCACCCCGTCCGGGGAACACATCGATCAGATCAGCGCCGCGCTGGAACTGCTGAAGGCGGACCCGGACTCGCGGCGCAACATCGTCTCGGCGTGGAACGTGGGGGAGATCCCGCAGATGGCGTTGCCGCCCTGCCACGCGTTCTTCCAGTTCTACGTCGCCGACGGCCGGTTGAGCTGCCAGCTGTACCAGCGCAGCGCGGACCTGTTCCTGGGCGTGCCGTTCAACATCGCCAGCTACGCGCTGCTGACGCACATGATGGCCGCCCAGGCGGGCCTGGAGGTCGGCGAGTTCATCTGGACCGGCGGCGACTGCCACATCTACGACAACCACGTCGAGCAGGTCACCGAGCAGCTGTCCCGGCAGCCGCGACCCTATCCCGAACTGGTTCTGGCGCAGCGTGATTCACTGTTCGACTACACCTACGAGGATGTCGTGATCAAGAACTACGAGCCGCACCCCGCGATCAAGGCACCGGTGGCGGTGTGA
- a CDS encoding dienelactone hydrolase family protein has product MPTITDTVSTPDGDCSVTFATPDGDGPWPGVVMYPDAGGPRQTFDEMAQRLADAGYAVVVPDVYYRNPGWAPFDMATVFGDPKERGRLFAMIGKVTPDMMATDAAALFDYLAARPEVRGEKFGTTGYCMGGRTSLVVAGRVPDRVGAALSFHGGGLVSEDAGSPHLLADRMRAPIYVGGAENDASFTAAQAETLDAALTAAGVEHTIEFYSAGHGFAVPDNAPYDEQAADRHWAATTEFLDRHLD; this is encoded by the coding sequence ATGCCGACCATCACCGACACCGTGAGCACCCCCGACGGAGACTGCTCCGTCACCTTCGCCACCCCCGACGGAGACGGCCCCTGGCCCGGCGTGGTGATGTACCCGGACGCCGGTGGCCCGCGCCAGACGTTCGACGAGATGGCGCAGCGGCTGGCCGACGCCGGATATGCGGTGGTGGTGCCCGACGTGTACTACCGCAATCCCGGCTGGGCGCCGTTCGACATGGCCACGGTGTTCGGCGACCCGAAGGAACGCGGCCGGTTGTTCGCCATGATCGGGAAGGTGACCCCGGACATGATGGCCACCGACGCCGCGGCGCTGTTCGACTACCTGGCCGCGCGCCCGGAGGTGCGCGGCGAGAAGTTCGGCACCACCGGTTACTGCATGGGCGGGCGGACGTCGCTGGTGGTCGCGGGCCGGGTGCCGGACCGGGTGGGCGCCGCGCTGTCGTTCCACGGCGGCGGCCTGGTCTCCGAGGATGCCGGCAGCCCGCACCTGCTGGCCGACCGGATGCGCGCGCCCATCTACGTCGGCGGCGCCGAGAACGATGCGTCGTTCACCGCGGCGCAGGCCGAGACGCTGGATGCGGCGCTGACCGCCGCCGGGGTGGAGCACACCATCGAGTTCTACTCGGCCGGGCACGGGTTCGCGGTGCCCGACAACGCCCCCTACGACGAACAGGCCGCGGACCGGCACTGGGCGGCCACGACGGAGTTCCTGGACCGCCACCTCGACTAA
- a CDS encoding glycosyltransferase yields the protein MARILAYTSPAMGHMLPISALLCALAGRGHTVFLRTLSSCVGTARGLGLHADAVDPRIEGIELDDWKGSNPRRALQLGVGAFTRRAPYEVADLTDAVAAAHPDAILVDVNCWGALSAAEVGGTPWACFSPYTPPLAAAGLPPFGLGLRPLPGVAGRMRDAATRALVTRAVERTTLPPVNELRAQLALGPVATMDEFLRRAPLLLIASGAPFQYPQTDWGDAVQLIGPCALDPGPAVTPDWLAAIERPIVLVSTSSERQADDALARTALTALAGEPVHVVVTLPAGAPEEIAATPNATVCRSVPHGAVLDRAVCAVTHGGMGVTQKALARGVPVCAVPYGRDQFEVARRVEVARCGTRLPATKLTPARLRAKVRAAMTMTDGVRRVAAGFAATGGTARGAEVFEQRVLGL from the coding sequence ATGGCGCGCATCCTGGCCTACACCTCACCAGCGATGGGACACATGCTGCCGATCAGCGCGCTGCTGTGCGCGCTGGCCGGCCGCGGGCACACCGTCTTCCTGCGCACGCTGTCGAGTTGCGTGGGCACCGCCCGCGGTCTCGGCCTGCACGCCGACGCCGTCGACCCGCGCATCGAGGGCATCGAACTCGACGACTGGAAGGGGTCCAATCCGCGCCGCGCGCTGCAGTTGGGCGTGGGGGCATTCACCCGTCGCGCCCCGTACGAGGTCGCCGACCTCACCGACGCGGTGGCCGCGGCCCACCCCGACGCAATCCTGGTCGACGTGAACTGTTGGGGCGCCCTGTCGGCGGCCGAGGTCGGCGGGACCCCGTGGGCCTGCTTCTCGCCGTACACCCCGCCGCTGGCGGCCGCCGGGTTACCGCCGTTCGGGCTGGGGCTGCGGCCGCTGCCCGGCGTCGCGGGTCGGATGCGCGACGCCGCGACGCGCGCGCTGGTCACCCGCGCCGTCGAGCGCACGACGTTGCCGCCGGTCAACGAGCTGCGCGCCCAACTCGCCCTCGGCCCCGTGGCGACCATGGACGAGTTCCTGCGGCGGGCGCCGCTGCTGCTGATCGCCAGCGGCGCGCCGTTCCAATATCCGCAGACCGACTGGGGCGACGCGGTGCAGCTGATCGGGCCCTGTGCGCTGGACCCCGGGCCGGCGGTCACGCCGGACTGGCTGGCGGCCATCGAGCGACCCATCGTGCTGGTCAGCACGTCCTCGGAGCGGCAGGCCGACGACGCGTTGGCCCGCACCGCGCTCACCGCGCTGGCCGGCGAGCCCGTGCACGTCGTGGTCACGCTGCCCGCCGGGGCACCGGAGGAGATCGCCGCGACGCCCAACGCCACGGTCTGCCGGAGCGTGCCCCACGGCGCGGTGCTCGACCGTGCGGTGTGCGCGGTGACCCACGGCGGGATGGGCGTCACACAGAAGGCGCTGGCGCGCGGGGTGCCGGTCTGCGCGGTGCCGTACGGGCGCGACCAGTTCGAGGTGGCCCGCCGCGTCGAGGTCGCCCGATGCGGAACCCGGCTGCCGGCCACGAAGCTCACGCCCGCCCGGCTGCGCGCGAAGGTCCGCGCGGCGATGACCATGACCGACGGGGTCCGGCGGGTGGCGGCCGGGTTCGCGGCCACCGGCGGAACCGCCCGCGGCGCCGAGGTTTTCGAGCAGCGGGTGCTCGGCCTTTAG
- a CDS encoding adenylate/guanylate cyclase domain-containing protein: MVSPVEVATARCGACGNGLRAQARFCDACGSPVTPRPPTGEHKQVTVLFADVVGSMSLAATLDAERFQAIMNDLFNRAAAVVQRYQGTVDKFTGDGLMALFGAPVALEDHAVRACIAALAIQSVTADIAAEAAERDGVSLQLRVGLNSGDVITGEIGWGPGRYTAVGHPVGIAQRMEAGARPGEVLCSVSTARLVEHAARLGPVRDVAAKGVDAPVPARPLLGVQPCQSVSPRNEGTLLGRDAEFGRLRSLFDAGGGSVGIVGGPGLGKSRLATEVADFAASRGAEVVVARCESHTTAVPFRALSRMLRALFAVDGLTDAAARDRIAEHFEGGPGPDPDDVHVLFEAMGIGSDTPASQVNVDGRRRRLVEMLVQAVAARAGRTMFVLDDAHWIDAPSDDVLAEFAATLHPTSSMFVATCRPEFDGALRRRADHLLTLDPLSAATTVRLARRLLGTDPSVAGLAERIAVAAAGNPFFVEELVRDLAGRGVLTGSQTGYRLLGAVERLAVPATVQAVLAARIDRLDADTKAVLNAAAVIGARFDLDTLQTLCPDGGPTALAELVSAELIDQTEFVPRQRYCFRHPLVRTVAYESQLSTGRARAHRRLAAAIEARDPGADDNAALIATHLEAAGALAEAYGWHMRGAEWLRSRDLPAARAQWESARRIADLLTDDHPGVVAMRIAPRTMLISTLLYVGGDGHGDDRYRELRGLALSVDDQRSLALATAGQIWSLNVNDARVTEAAVLAAELEERIAVLDCDALTRAIVLNAVAFARFVNCEFGPALRIAEEICALPADVPREERTSADALRATIEICLGPTGPGRRRLRDIQTAFELHPVRHASVLVYLAFLTGFGMYRGDELVPVLRDVLRRAESFGDLCGINIAEWTYGTVLLHAQHHNSAEAIEVLTRARDRMRRHQLGRFALPAITADLAREAARRGRREEALDELREVVSSHLASGTWFFVGYPAEALIELLLEQASDGNRAEVRRILDAWRPHGPDTAVLDLWWHRCHALLAEAEGSPAAYAARARYLDLCQRLDARGRLSG, translated from the coding sequence ATGGTCAGTCCGGTCGAGGTTGCCACCGCTCGATGCGGGGCATGCGGCAACGGCCTGCGGGCACAGGCCCGGTTCTGCGACGCCTGCGGTTCGCCCGTGACGCCGCGGCCGCCGACCGGTGAACACAAGCAGGTGACCGTGCTGTTCGCCGACGTCGTGGGCTCGATGAGCCTCGCGGCGACCCTCGACGCCGAGCGCTTCCAGGCCATCATGAACGACCTGTTCAACCGCGCGGCCGCGGTGGTGCAGCGCTATCAGGGCACGGTCGACAAGTTCACCGGCGACGGCCTGATGGCCCTGTTCGGCGCGCCGGTGGCGCTGGAGGATCACGCGGTGCGGGCGTGCATCGCGGCGCTGGCCATCCAGTCGGTGACCGCCGACATCGCCGCCGAGGCGGCCGAGCGGGACGGGGTGTCGCTGCAACTGCGCGTCGGGCTGAACTCCGGTGACGTGATCACCGGGGAGATAGGTTGGGGCCCAGGGAGATACACCGCAGTCGGGCATCCGGTGGGCATCGCGCAGCGGATGGAGGCCGGGGCGCGGCCGGGGGAGGTGCTGTGTTCGGTGTCCACCGCGCGACTCGTCGAGCACGCCGCCCGGCTGGGCCCGGTCCGCGACGTCGCGGCGAAGGGGGTGGACGCGCCGGTGCCCGCGCGGCCACTGCTCGGGGTCCAACCGTGCCAGTCGGTGTCGCCCCGCAACGAGGGGACGCTGCTGGGCCGCGACGCCGAGTTCGGCCGGCTCCGTTCGCTGTTCGACGCCGGCGGCGGTTCGGTGGGGATCGTCGGCGGTCCCGGGCTCGGCAAGAGCCGGCTGGCGACCGAGGTCGCCGACTTCGCCGCGAGTCGCGGCGCCGAGGTCGTAGTCGCACGCTGTGAGTCGCACACCACGGCGGTGCCGTTCCGGGCGCTGTCGCGCATGCTGCGGGCGCTGTTCGCGGTGGACGGCCTGACCGACGCCGCGGCCCGGGATCGCATCGCCGAGCACTTCGAAGGCGGGCCGGGACCGGATCCCGACGACGTGCACGTGCTGTTCGAGGCGATGGGCATCGGTTCGGACACACCCGCGTCGCAGGTCAACGTCGACGGCCGCCGTCGTCGGCTCGTCGAGATGCTGGTGCAGGCCGTCGCCGCGCGCGCCGGGCGGACGATGTTCGTCCTGGACGACGCGCACTGGATCGACGCACCGAGCGACGACGTCCTGGCCGAGTTCGCCGCGACCCTGCACCCGACTTCGTCGATGTTCGTCGCGACGTGCCGTCCGGAGTTCGACGGTGCGCTGCGACGTCGCGCGGATCACCTGCTCACGCTCGATCCGTTGAGCGCGGCGACCACGGTGCGATTGGCCCGCCGGCTCCTGGGTACCGACCCGTCGGTGGCCGGGCTGGCCGAGCGAATCGCCGTGGCCGCGGCCGGCAATCCGTTCTTCGTCGAGGAGCTTGTCCGTGATCTCGCCGGCCGCGGCGTGCTCACCGGAAGTCAGACGGGCTACCGACTCCTGGGCGCGGTCGAGCGCCTCGCGGTGCCGGCCACGGTGCAGGCGGTGCTCGCGGCGCGCATCGATCGGCTCGACGCGGACACCAAGGCCGTCCTGAACGCCGCGGCCGTGATCGGCGCCCGTTTCGACCTGGACACCCTGCAAACGCTGTGCCCGGACGGAGGGCCGACGGCGCTGGCAGAGCTGGTGTCCGCCGAACTGATCGACCAGACCGAATTCGTACCGCGGCAACGCTATTGCTTCCGGCACCCACTGGTACGCACCGTCGCCTACGAGTCGCAGTTGAGCACCGGCCGCGCCCGGGCCCATCGTCGGCTCGCCGCGGCCATCGAGGCCCGCGATCCCGGCGCCGACGACAACGCCGCGCTGATCGCCACGCACCTCGAGGCCGCCGGCGCGCTGGCCGAGGCCTACGGCTGGCACATGCGCGGCGCGGAATGGCTGCGGTCCCGCGACCTTCCCGCCGCCCGCGCGCAGTGGGAGAGCGCCCGCCGCATCGCGGACCTGCTGACCGACGACCACCCCGGCGTCGTCGCGATGCGCATCGCGCCGCGCACCATGCTGATCTCCACCCTGCTCTACGTCGGGGGCGACGGCCACGGCGACGACCGGTACCGCGAACTGCGCGGGTTGGCCCTGAGCGTCGACGATCAGCGGTCCCTCGCGCTGGCCACCGCCGGACAGATCTGGTCGCTGAACGTCAACGACGCCCGGGTTACGGAAGCCGCGGTGCTGGCCGCCGAACTCGAGGAGCGGATCGCAGTCCTCGACTGCGACGCGCTGACGAGAGCGATAGTCCTCAACGCGGTGGCCTTCGCTCGGTTCGTCAACTGCGAATTCGGCCCCGCCCTGCGGATCGCCGAGGAAATCTGCGCGCTGCCCGCCGACGTACCGAGGGAGGAGCGGACATCGGCCGACGCGCTGCGGGCCACCATCGAGATCTGTCTGGGCCCCACCGGGCCGGGCCGCCGGCGGCTGCGGGACATTCAGACCGCGTTCGAGCTGCACCCGGTGCGGCACGCGAGCGTGCTCGTCTATCTGGCGTTCCTGACGGGCTTCGGGATGTACCGGGGCGACGAGTTGGTACCGGTGTTGCGGGATGTGCTGCGCCGCGCGGAGTCCTTCGGCGATCTCTGCGGCATCAACATCGCCGAGTGGACCTACGGCACGGTGCTGCTGCACGCTCAGCACCACAACTCCGCCGAGGCCATCGAGGTGCTCACCCGGGCCCGCGACCGCATGCGGCGACATCAGCTGGGACGCTTCGCGCTGCCCGCCATCACCGCCGACCTGGCGCGCGAGGCCGCCCGCCGCGGCCGCCGCGAAGAGGCCCTCGACGAATTGCGGGAGGTGGTGTCGTCGCATCTGGCGAGCGGCACCTGGTTCTTCGTCGGCTACCCCGCCGAGGCCCTGATCGAGTTGCTCCTCGAACAGGCATCGGACGGCAATCGCGCCGAGGTGCGCCGGATCCTCGACGCGTGGCGGCCGCACGGTCCCGACACCGCCGTCCTGGATCTGTGGTGGCACCGCTGCCACGCGCTGCTGGCCGAGGCCGAAGGCAGTCCGGCGGCCTATGCGGCACGGGCGCGCTATCTCGACCTGTGCCAACGACTCGACGCCCGCGGGCGGTTGAGCGGCTGA
- a CDS encoding MFS transporter: MAAGGALLIAAVVLTALNLRPAITSVGPLLGEMRGSLGASATWAGVLTTLPGLCFAAAGLAAPWLSRRIGLGRAIGLALAVLSVGLAIRVLDGPYVVIGGTLVATAGIALANVLIPVVVKGSFPAQIGLMTGIYTAALQGGGALGSALTPVLDDVLGNWRAALGSWAVVALLALLLWLAGARHLGPPATGTPAAPPRRRSLLRSPLAWTITLFFGCQSLLAYVVMGWLAEVFIDHDVSQRNAGLLVGLVSLLAVPISLFIAPMAARQRHQSGWILGLGVIGFVGMVGLAIDPGAAPLLWSVLVGFGMGVFSLALAVIALRARTPADTAALSGMVQGFGYLLAGVGPLLFGLLRDVTGGWTAPWTMALAVYVVQMIAGVIAGRNRYV, translated from the coding sequence CTGGCGGCCGGCGGCGCGCTGCTCATCGCGGCGGTGGTGCTGACGGCACTGAATCTGCGTCCGGCGATCACCAGCGTCGGCCCGCTGCTGGGCGAGATGCGCGGTTCCCTGGGGGCTTCGGCGACCTGGGCCGGCGTGCTCACCACCTTGCCGGGACTGTGCTTCGCCGCCGCCGGGCTCGCGGCGCCGTGGCTGTCGCGCCGCATCGGGTTGGGCCGGGCCATCGGCCTGGCGCTGGCGGTGCTGAGCGTCGGCCTGGCGATCCGCGTCCTCGACGGGCCGTACGTGGTGATCGGCGGCACGCTGGTGGCGACCGCGGGCATCGCGCTGGCCAACGTGTTGATCCCGGTCGTCGTCAAGGGATCGTTCCCGGCGCAGATCGGCCTGATGACCGGCATCTACACCGCCGCGCTGCAGGGCGGCGGCGCGCTCGGATCGGCCCTGACACCGGTACTCGACGACGTGTTGGGGAACTGGCGCGCGGCCCTGGGCAGTTGGGCGGTGGTCGCGCTGCTCGCGCTGCTGCTGTGGCTGGCCGGGGCGCGGCATCTCGGTCCTCCCGCAACGGGGACGCCCGCCGCGCCGCCGCGGCGTCGGTCGCTGCTGCGCAGCCCGTTGGCCTGGACGATCACGCTGTTCTTCGGCTGTCAGTCGCTGTTGGCCTACGTGGTGATGGGGTGGCTGGCCGAGGTCTTCATCGACCACGACGTCAGCCAGCGCAACGCCGGCCTGCTGGTCGGTCTGGTGTCGTTGCTGGCCGTACCGATCAGCCTGTTCATCGCCCCGATGGCCGCCCGGCAACGGCATCAGAGCGGCTGGATCCTGGGGCTGGGCGTGATCGGCTTCGTCGGCATGGTCGGCCTGGCCATCGACCCCGGCGCCGCCCCGCTGCTGTGGAGCGTCCTGGTCGGCTTCGGGATGGGCGTGTTCTCGCTGGCGTTGGCCGTCATCGCGCTGCGGGCCCGCACCCCGGCCGACACCGCCGCGCTGTCCGGGATGGTCCAGGGCTTCGGCTATCTGCTGGCCGGCGTGGGCCCGTTGCTGTTCGGGCTGCTGCGCGACGTCACCGGCGGCTGGACCGCACCGTGGACGATGGCGCTGGCGGTGTACGTGGTGCAGATGATCGCGGGGGTGATCGCCGGCCGCAACCGTTACGTGTGA
- a CDS encoding 2,4'-dihydroxyacetophenone dioxygenase family protein, producing MTVTDITPPIALTMQTQNVPWAIDVLAPGMSAQLLVADVEAGLTVANIRFAPGTVIPTHLHTGAVHGYTHSGSWFYREYGPESLNVAGTYIYEPAGSTHTLEAPASNTEDTEALFIIYGAFLNYDAEGNFVGHIDASVTRQLYVAALERQGDTVPDFVVGGNSRYGR from the coding sequence ATGACCGTCACCGACATCACCCCGCCGATCGCGCTCACCATGCAGACCCAGAACGTGCCGTGGGCCATCGACGTCCTGGCCCCGGGCATGTCCGCGCAGCTGCTCGTCGCCGACGTGGAGGCCGGTCTCACGGTGGCCAACATCCGCTTCGCCCCCGGCACGGTGATCCCCACGCATCTGCACACCGGAGCCGTGCACGGCTACACCCATTCCGGCAGCTGGTTCTACCGCGAATACGGCCCCGAATCGCTCAACGTCGCGGGCACCTACATCTACGAGCCGGCCGGGTCCACCCACACGCTGGAGGCACCGGCGAGCAACACCGAGGACACCGAGGCGCTGTTCATCATCTACGGCGCCTTCCTCAACTACGACGCCGAGGGCAATTTCGTCGGCCACATCGACGCCTCGGTCACCCGTCAGCTCTACGTCGCCGCGCTCGAGCGCCAGGGCGACACCGTGCCGGACTTCGTCGTCGGCGGAAACTCCCGCTACGGGCGCTGA
- a CDS encoding AraC family transcriptional regulator, with product MADLVRASSLVHVPELIAAHGGDPQQFLAEAGIDPAVLGDFHRYIRYTALTTLVGNAAEELDVPDFGLQLSKLQDLEMLGPIAVLARNAATVQAALVGVAKYLHTYSPAIKADLHLRENMARIEFAITLARVPHRAQMIEVALGVIRGMFAMLSDSDFRPHRITFRHAQISPTAVYFDTFRCPVEFNAPANALFFPRPLLGQRIAGGDSQSYALAARYLTGRGHHRNVEEHVVELIDKLMPLGQASLDDVARTLTLHPRVLQRRLAETGTSFGQLLDDRRRESVTELLAVRDLPLSSVAHQLGYTEQSSLTRSCHRWFDATPLAVRRTLTQRRGSFEDGTFRGRPVAGI from the coding sequence ATGGCGGATCTGGTGCGCGCGTCGTCTCTGGTCCACGTGCCGGAGTTGATCGCCGCCCACGGCGGTGATCCGCAGCAGTTTCTCGCCGAGGCGGGTATCGATCCCGCGGTCCTCGGGGACTTCCACCGCTACATCCGGTACACCGCGCTGACCACGCTGGTCGGCAACGCGGCCGAGGAGCTGGACGTGCCGGACTTCGGTCTGCAACTGTCCAAGCTGCAGGACCTCGAGATGCTGGGCCCCATCGCGGTGCTGGCCCGCAATGCCGCGACCGTGCAGGCCGCACTGGTCGGGGTGGCCAAATATCTGCATACCTACTCCCCGGCGATCAAGGCCGATCTGCACCTGCGGGAGAACATGGCCCGCATCGAATTCGCCATCACGCTGGCGCGGGTGCCGCACCGGGCCCAGATGATCGAGGTGGCGCTCGGCGTGATCCGCGGCATGTTCGCGATGCTCTCCGACTCGGACTTCCGGCCGCACCGGATCACCTTCCGCCACGCCCAGATATCGCCTACCGCAGTGTATTTCGACACCTTTCGGTGTCCGGTCGAGTTCAATGCGCCGGCCAACGCGCTGTTCTTTCCCCGGCCCCTGCTCGGTCAACGCATTGCCGGCGGCGACTCGCAGTCCTACGCCTTGGCCGCGCGTTATCTGACCGGCCGTGGGCACCACCGCAACGTGGAAGAACACGTGGTGGAGCTGATCGACAAGCTGATGCCGCTCGGCCAGGCGTCGCTCGACGACGTCGCCCGGACGCTGACGCTGCACCCCCGGGTCCTGCAGCGGCGCCTGGCCGAGACCGGCACCAGCTTCGGGCAACTCCTCGACGACCGCCGCCGCGAGAGCGTCACGGAATTGCTCGCGGTTCGCGACCTTCCGCTGTCCTCGGTGGCCCACCAGCTCGGCTACACCGAGCAGAGCTCGCTGACCAGGAGTTGCCATCGCTGGTTCGACGCCACCCCGCTGGCCGTTCGGCGCACGCTGACCCAGCGCAGGGGAAGTTTCGAGGACGGGACGTTTCGAGGACGGCCGGTGGCGGGCATATAG
- a CDS encoding CsbD family protein, whose protein sequence is MSAMDKAKNKLDDLGGKAKEAAGKATDDKSTENEGKLDQVKSNLKDAGEKVKDAFK, encoded by the coding sequence ATGAGCGCAATGGACAAGGCGAAGAACAAGCTCGACGACCTCGGCGGCAAGGCCAAGGAAGCCGCCGGCAAGGCCACCGACGACAAGAGCACCGAGAACGAGGGCAAGCTCGACCAGGTCAAGTCCAACCTCAAGGACGCCGGCGAGAAGGTCAAGGACGCCTTCAAGTAG
- a CDS encoding flavodoxin family protein, which yields MPRLLIVHHTPSPHCQEMLEAVVSGATDPDIEGVDVVRRPALSVSTTDWLEADGYLLGTPANLGYISGALKHAFDHSYYPMLDATGGRPFGLYIHGNEGTEGAQRAVDGITAGLGWARVAETVVVAGKPTKEELEACWNLGATVAAGLMAG from the coding sequence TTGCCGCGGTTGTTGATCGTCCACCACACGCCGTCGCCGCACTGCCAGGAGATGCTGGAGGCGGTGGTGTCCGGCGCGACCGATCCCGACATCGAGGGCGTCGACGTCGTCCGGCGCCCGGCGTTGTCGGTGTCGACGACGGACTGGCTCGAGGCCGATGGCTATCTGCTGGGCACGCCCGCCAACCTGGGCTACATCTCGGGTGCCCTCAAGCATGCGTTCGACCACTCTTACTACCCGATGCTCGACGCGACCGGGGGTCGGCCCTTCGGGCTCTACATCCACGGCAACGAGGGCACTGAGGGGGCCCAGCGCGCGGTGGACGGCATCACCGCCGGGCTGGGCTGGGCGCGGGTCGCCGAGACCGTGGTGGTCGCGGGCAAACCCACGAAAGAAGAACTGGAGGCCTGCTGGAATCTGGGGGCCACCGTCGCGGCCGGCCTGATGGCCGGCTGA
- a CDS encoding SDR family oxidoreductase — protein sequence MHSDNSTRVALVTGASRGIGAEVAQQLARPDTHVVVNYRKNAAGAAAVADAIRGAGGQASTMAADIADATATSAMVDQVADRFGRLDALVLNASGGLEPGIDPNHAMWINHDAQQRLARLTLPLMPAGASLVFATSHQAHFYPHKAVPKGYATVAASKRAGETALYAMRSQFDRRGIHFTVVSGDMIDGKAVLTLLDGGACTAAPRNSASRRGLAEFATAIAHAATAPSPAGIVYVGGPAHLARRSA from the coding sequence ATGCACTCAGACAACAGCACCCGGGTCGCCCTCGTGACGGGCGCCTCGCGCGGGATCGGCGCCGAAGTCGCCCAGCAACTCGCCCGACCGGACACCCATGTCGTGGTCAACTACCGAAAGAACGCGGCCGGTGCCGCCGCCGTCGCCGACGCGATCCGCGGCGCGGGCGGCCAGGCATCCACCATGGCCGCCGACATCGCCGACGCGACGGCCACGTCCGCCATGGTCGACCAGGTCGCCGACCGGTTCGGTCGCCTGGATGCCTTGGTACTCAACGCATCCGGCGGTCTGGAACCGGGCATCGATCCCAACCACGCGATGTGGATCAACCACGACGCGCAGCAACGGCTGGCCCGGCTCACGCTGCCGCTGATGCCCGCCGGGGCCAGCCTGGTCTTCGCAACCAGCCATCAGGCCCACTTCTATCCGCACAAGGCGGTGCCGAAGGGCTACGCCACCGTCGCCGCGAGCAAGCGCGCCGGCGAGACCGCGCTCTACGCCATGCGCTCACAGTTCGACCGACGCGGCATCCACTTCACCGTGGTCTCCGGCGACATGATCGACGGCAAGGCCGTGCTCACGCTGCTCGACGGCGGCGCCTGCACCGCGGCCCCCCGCAATTCGGCCTCGCGCCGCGGGCTCGCCGAGTTCGCCACCGCCATCGCCCACGCGGCGACCGCGCCGAGTCCGGCCGGCATCGTGTACGTCGGCGGCCCCGCGCACCTCGCGCGCCGATCTGCCTAG